A single region of the Marinibacterium anthonyi genome encodes:
- the kfoC gene encoding Chondroitin polymerase produces the protein MVPARQDTRQDPVRILLATRNGSRFLQAQLDSYLAQDHGDWALWVSDDGSTDGTWEMLEAFRAAHPRREIVLKRGPGRGSAANFLSLMCDPDLPVGPVALSDQDDVWKPERLSVGLSGLDRAHPTVSAAHTVETDAELRPTRRKPRRLPPPSFHNALVQNILAGNTLTLNGPALVALRHGGRPDVPFHDWWIYLRLSAVGAQVLVHDDRVLFYRQHGGQTLGAHRGLIAGAQRMGALAGGRYRGWVKQNLTALVTRPEGVLPPHRIAAERLLNDPSRLRALRESGARRSDMAGRLILPALALTKRM, from the coding sequence ATGGTCCCCGCCCGCCAGGACACCCGCCAGGACCCGGTGCGTATCCTGCTGGCCACCCGCAACGGGTCCCGGTTCCTGCAGGCCCAGCTCGACAGCTACCTGGCCCAGGATCACGGCGACTGGGCGCTCTGGGTGTCCGACGACGGCTCGACCGACGGCACCTGGGAGATGCTCGAAGCCTTCCGCGCCGCCCATCCCCGGCGCGAGATCGTGCTGAAACGGGGGCCGGGGCGCGGATCGGCGGCGAATTTCCTGTCGCTGATGTGCGATCCCGACCTGCCGGTGGGGCCGGTGGCCCTGTCGGACCAGGACGATGTCTGGAAACCCGAACGCCTGTCGGTGGGGCTTTCGGGGCTCGACCGGGCGCATCCCACGGTCTCGGCCGCCCACACGGTGGAAACCGATGCCGAGCTGCGCCCCACAAGGCGCAAGCCCCGCCGCCTGCCGCCACCGTCGTTTCACAACGCACTGGTGCAGAACATCCTGGCCGGCAATACGCTGACGCTGAACGGCCCGGCGCTGGTGGCGCTGCGCCATGGCGGGCGGCCGGACGTGCCGTTCCACGACTGGTGGATCTACCTGCGGCTGTCCGCGGTGGGGGCGCAGGTGCTCGTGCATGACGACCGCGTGCTCTTTTACCGCCAGCACGGCGGCCAGACGCTGGGCGCGCACCGCGGGCTGATCGCCGGCGCGCAGCGGATGGGCGCGCTGGCCGGCGGCCGCTACCGCGGCTGGGTGAAACAGAACCTCACCGCGCTGGTCACCCGCCCCGAGGGCGTCCTGCCGCCGCACCGCATCGCCGCCGAACGGCTGCTCAACGACCCGTCCCGCCTGCGCGCCCTGCGCGAAAGCGGCGCCCGGCGCTCGGACATGGCCGGTCGGCTGATCCTGCCGGCGCTGGCGCTGACGAAACGGATGTAA
- a CDS encoding Sulfotransferase family protein, which yields MSLIPSLSSGAKVDGASLAAQSPIVFLHIPKTAGQTIHHALATMVGKKYVSPIRTHTQAQGDARQMPPGYALYSGHLDWTELGTLPKGRFTFTVLRDPRERIASFYFYLLKEADALDVEALNQPQNYGKKLILQRSAEEYFFGGPDHFNAFIRDHYDNFYISYFATQKMRGRAELKDLSPAERLELARTNAARIDRIYPISGLAGLERDIAGRFETQISVAETYANTGPMARSESRWPKLLNRMATDKGRAALKDFVAADLELMEKLGVNDAA from the coding sequence ATGTCCCTGATCCCTTCCCTGTCCTCCGGCGCCAAAGTCGACGGCGCCAGTCTGGCGGCGCAATCGCCGATCGTCTTCCTGCACATCCCCAAGACCGCGGGCCAGACCATCCACCACGCCCTGGCGACCATGGTGGGCAAGAAATACGTCAGCCCGATCCGCACCCACACCCAGGCGCAGGGCGACGCCAGGCAGATGCCGCCGGGCTATGCGCTTTATTCCGGCCATCTCGACTGGACCGAACTGGGCACCCTGCCCAAGGGGCGGTTCACCTTCACCGTGCTGCGCGACCCGCGCGAACGGATCGCATCGTTCTACTTCTACCTGCTCAAGGAAGCTGACGCGCTGGACGTCGAGGCCCTGAACCAGCCGCAGAACTACGGCAAGAAGCTGATCCTGCAGCGGTCTGCCGAGGAGTACTTCTTTGGCGGCCCTGATCATTTCAACGCCTTCATCCGGGACCATTACGACAATTTCTATATCTCCTACTTCGCCACCCAGAAGATGCGCGGGCGGGCCGAGCTGAAGGACCTGTCCCCGGCCGAACGGCTGGAGCTTGCCCGGACCAACGCGGCGCGGATCGACCGGATCTACCCGATCTCGGGGCTGGCGGGGCTGGAAAGGGACATCGCGGGCCGGTTCGAGACCCAGATCTCGGTGGCCGAGACCTATGCCAACACCGGGCCGATGGCGCGGTCGGAAAGCCGCTGGCCGAAGCTTCTGAACCGGATGGCCACCGACAAGGGGCGCGCCGCGCTCAAGGATTTCGTGGCGGCCGATCTGGAGCTGATGGAAAAGCTCGGCGTGAACGACGCGGCCTGA
- the cat_2 gene encoding Chloramphenicol acetyltransferase — translation MSKISIPIRRLEQAGIEVLPRGSGSQVGLPRHTVLEAPGSLKWTNYEHSIELGAFSYQVSGYCFAARIGRYCSFGEEVQIGRQNHPLTWVSTSPAFYLGDQLFSLGNNFTGAKDYHNYKFTYEGPPTKAKITNIGNDVWIGHGAYISAGVSIHHGAVVAAHSVVTKDVPAYAVVAGNPATIKRWRVDPNIVSGMLRARWWRYAPWQLTHLDPSKPHQFITGVLQMEGEPEFKPDVFDLRGS, via the coding sequence ATGAGCAAGATCAGCATTCCCATCCGGCGGCTGGAACAGGCCGGTATCGAGGTTCTTCCGCGCGGAAGCGGGTCCCAGGTGGGCCTGCCGCGGCACACGGTGCTGGAAGCGCCGGGCAGCCTGAAATGGACCAATTACGAACATTCCATCGAACTGGGGGCGTTTTCCTACCAGGTCTCGGGCTATTGCTTTGCCGCGCGCATCGGGCGCTATTGTTCGTTCGGCGAAGAAGTCCAGATCGGCCGGCAGAACCACCCGCTGACCTGGGTCTCGACCTCGCCCGCCTTCTACCTTGGGGACCAGCTGTTTTCGCTGGGCAACAATTTCACCGGGGCGAAGGACTACCACAATTACAAGTTCACCTACGAAGGCCCGCCAACCAAGGCCAAGATCACCAATATCGGCAACGATGTCTGGATCGGCCACGGTGCCTATATCTCCGCCGGCGTCTCGATCCACCACGGCGCGGTGGTGGCGGCCCATTCGGTGGTGACCAAGGACGTGCCGGCCTATGCGGTGGTCGCGGGCAACCCCGCCACGATCAAGCGCTGGCGGGTGGACCCCAATATCGTCTCGGGCATGCTGCGCGCCCGCTGGTGGCGCTATGCGCCCTGGCAGCTGACCCACCTGGACCCCTCCAAGCCGCACCAGTTCATCACCGGCGTGCTGCAGATGGAGGGCGAACCCGAGTTCAAGCCCGACGTTTTCGACCTGCGCGGCAGCTGA
- a CDS encoding Glycosyl transferase family 2, with product MVVTGFSFGAYADPKTKKLDTGRLTGHVDRVVMNGDKVTFYGWSTAEKITLISGLGRVTTRPGILRTDVAEVHKISPRVGFEVTQPYGNSRFTILAEVGQQKVEHHCAPISRWRLKRNSARLFLSFLKALLKAAPHAIKAMRTGDPAARAEVKRILGLETRPEAAPMESLLFEDPRWPADWPEPCPVTIVLPVYNAFSLLPDVLARVVKNTDLPWHLVVIEDCSSDPEVRPWLTEWVAAQEAGTPGRITLLLNEQNKGFIASVNRGFAEAIKRGNHVLLLNSDAFVPAKWASRMLRPILMHEDIATVTPMSNDAEIFSVPAICERTVIEPGQGDAMDAMAQTFNPEATLSVTPTGVGFCMAMNIDFLKKEPEFDTSFGRGYGEEVDWCQKVRRLGGRHLGLPGLFVEHRGGESFGSEEKLKLVKKNNETISRRYPPYDMEVQTFIAADPLVTARVALSIAWAMSRPGEAGEETGFPIYIAHALGGGAEMYLDRRIKADLKDKGRPAVILRVGGPARWQLEVVSDAGRVAGMTDDWKFIQRLLEPIRRRHVVYSCAVGDPDPAVLPEFLLDLKRDGDTMEVLFHDFFPLTPAYTLLDQDGRYRGPVLDGRTDPAHTVIRPNGDEISLAGWRAAWGKMLAAADEVVVFSDDSYAQVAQVYPAYAGKLVLRPHRLLSHVPVIEVPQTGGVRTVGVLGNIGYQKGAAVVADLGRMVEADKTMEVVIIGNVDPAYMPPSSVTVHGDYTLDELPDLVERYGITEWLIPSIWPETFSFTTHEAIATGLPVYAFYIGAQGAAVAQADNGRPIHFDADSRLASHVLNTLRGETGLAGQDDPDGTATSKEIAGSTVPLTTDQARSADVSDAT from the coding sequence ATGGTCGTGACGGGTTTTTCCTTCGGGGCCTATGCCGATCCGAAGACGAAGAAGCTTGATACCGGACGGCTGACCGGCCACGTGGACCGGGTGGTGATGAATGGCGACAAGGTCACCTTCTACGGCTGGTCCACCGCCGAGAAGATCACGCTGATTTCCGGCCTGGGCCGGGTGACGACCCGCCCCGGCATCCTGCGCACCGACGTCGCCGAAGTGCACAAGATTTCCCCCCGCGTGGGGTTCGAGGTGACGCAGCCCTATGGCAACAGCCGGTTTACCATCCTGGCCGAGGTCGGCCAGCAGAAGGTCGAACACCATTGCGCCCCGATCAGCCGCTGGCGGCTGAAGCGCAACAGCGCGCGCCTGTTCCTGAGTTTCCTCAAGGCGCTGCTGAAGGCCGCGCCCCATGCGATCAAGGCGATGCGCACCGGCGATCCGGCGGCGCGCGCCGAGGTCAAGCGCATCCTGGGCCTGGAAACCCGGCCCGAGGCGGCGCCGATGGAAAGCCTGCTGTTCGAGGACCCGCGCTGGCCCGCCGACTGGCCCGAACCCTGCCCGGTGACCATCGTGCTGCCGGTCTACAACGCCTTTTCCCTGCTGCCCGACGTGCTGGCCCGGGTGGTGAAGAACACCGACCTGCCCTGGCACCTGGTGGTGATCGAGGATTGCTCCTCCGATCCTGAAGTCCGCCCCTGGCTGACCGAGTGGGTCGCCGCGCAGGAGGCCGGGACGCCGGGCCGCATCACGCTGCTGCTGAACGAGCAGAACAAGGGCTTCATCGCCTCCGTCAACCGGGGCTTTGCCGAGGCCATCAAGCGCGGCAACCACGTGCTGCTGCTGAACTCGGACGCCTTCGTGCCCGCGAAATGGGCCAGCCGGATGCTGCGCCCGATCCTGATGCACGAGGACATCGCCACCGTCACGCCGATGTCCAACGACGCCGAGATCTTTTCGGTGCCCGCGATCTGCGAACGCACGGTGATCGAACCGGGGCAGGGCGACGCGATGGACGCGATGGCGCAGACCTTCAACCCCGAGGCGACGCTGTCGGTCACGCCCACCGGCGTGGGCTTCTGCATGGCGATGAACATCGACTTCCTGAAGAAGGAACCGGAATTCGACACCTCCTTCGGGCGCGGCTACGGCGAGGAGGTCGACTGGTGCCAGAAGGTCCGCCGCCTGGGCGGCCGGCACCTCGGCCTGCCGGGGCTTTTCGTCGAACACCGGGGCGGCGAAAGCTTTGGCAGCGAGGAAAAGCTGAAGCTCGTCAAGAAGAACAACGAGACGATATCGCGCCGCTATCCGCCCTACGACATGGAGGTGCAGACCTTCATCGCCGCCGACCCGCTGGTGACGGCGCGCGTGGCGCTGTCGATCGCCTGGGCGATGAGCCGCCCGGGCGAGGCCGGGGAAGAGACCGGTTTCCCGATCTACATCGCCCATGCCCTGGGCGGCGGGGCCGAGATGTACCTGGACCGCCGGATCAAGGCCGACCTGAAGGACAAGGGGCGGCCCGCGGTGATCCTGCGCGTGGGCGGCCCGGCGCGCTGGCAGCTGGAAGTCGTGTCGGATGCGGGCCGGGTGGCCGGCATGACCGACGACTGGAAGTTCATCCAGCGCCTGCTTGAGCCGATCCGGCGGCGCCACGTGGTCTATTCCTGCGCGGTGGGCGATCCGGATCCGGCGGTGCTGCCGGAATTCCTGCTGGATCTGAAGCGCGACGGCGACACGATGGAAGTCCTCTTCCACGACTTCTTCCCGCTGACCCCGGCCTATACCCTGCTGGACCAGGACGGGCGCTATCGCGGCCCGGTGCTGGACGGGCGGACGGATCCGGCGCACACGGTGATCCGGCCCAATGGCGACGAGATCTCGTTGGCGGGCTGGCGCGCGGCCTGGGGCAAGATGCTGGCGGCGGCGGACGAGGTCGTGGTGTTTTCCGACGACAGCTATGCCCAGGTGGCGCAGGTCTATCCGGCCTATGCCGGCAAGCTGGTGCTGCGGCCCCACAGGCTGCTGTCCCACGTGCCGGTGATCGAGGTGCCGCAGACGGGCGGCGTGCGCACCGTGGGCGTGCTGGGCAATATCGGCTATCAGAAGGGGGCCGCCGTGGTGGCCGACCTGGGCCGGATGGTGGAGGCCGACAAGACGATGGAGGTGGTGATCATCGGCAACGTGGACCCGGCCTACATGCCGCCATCGTCGGTGACGGTGCATGGCGATTACACGCTGGACGAACTGCCCGACCTGGTCGAAAGGTACGGGATCACAGAATGGCTGATCCCCTCGATCTGGCCTGAAACCTTCTCTTTCACCACCCACGAGGCGATTGCCACGGGCCTTCCGGTCTATGCCTTCTATATCGGGGCGCAGGGGGCCGCGGTGGCGCAGGCCGACAACGGCCGGCCGATCCATTTCGACGCCGACAGCCGGCTGGCCAGCCACGTGCTGAACACGCTTCGGGGCGAAACCGGGTTGGCGGGCCAGGACGACCCCGACGGCACCGCGACATCCAAGGAAATTGCCGGCAGCACGGTTCCGCTGACCACGGACCAGGCCCGGTCGGCTGACGTATCGGACGCAACATGA